One genomic window of Camelina sativa cultivar DH55 chromosome 5, Cs, whole genome shotgun sequence includes the following:
- the LOC104785108 gene encoding 14-3-3-like protein GF14 mu isoform X2, with amino-acid sequence MASSGKERDTFVYHAKLSEQAERYEEMVESMKNVAKLNVDLTVEERNLLSVGYKNVIGSRRASWRIFSSIEQKEAVKGNDVNVKRIKDYMEKVELELADICIDIMSVLDEHLIPSASEGESTVFFNKMKGDYYRYLAEFKSGNERKEAADQSLKAYEIATTAAEAKLPPTHPIRLGLALNFSVFYYEIMNAPERACHLAKQAFDDAISELDTLNEESYKDSTLIMQLLRDNLTLWTSDIPEEGDDAHKTNGSAKVGAGGDIAE; translated from the exons ATGGCTTCTTCTGGTAAAGAGCGTGACACTTTCGTCTACCACGCTAAGCTCTCTGAGCAAGCTGAGCGCtatgaag AGATGGTGGAATCAATGAAAAATGTTGCGAAATTGAACGTTGATCTGACGGTGGAAGAGAGGAACTTGCTCTCTGTGGGATACAAGAACGTGATTGGTTCAAGGAGAGCTTCCTGGAGGATCTTTTCCTCGATTGAACAGAAGGAAGCTGTGAAAGGGAATGATGTTAATGTAAAAAGGATCAAAGATTATATGGAGAAGGTTGAGTTAGAGCTTGCAGACATATGTATTGATATTATGTCTGTCTTAGATGAGCATCTCATTCCATCGGCTTCTGAGGGTGAATCCACTGTCTTCTTCAACAAGAT gAAAGGTGACTATTACCGCTATCTTGCTGAGTTCAAATCAGGGAATGAGAGGAAAGAGGCTGCTGATCAGTCTTTGAAAGCCTATGAG ATTGCTACTACTGCTGCTGAGGCTAAACTCCCTCCAACACACCCTATCAGATTGGGTTTGGCTTTGAATTTCTCTGTCTTCTACTACGAGATCATGAACGCACCTGAAAG GGCATGTCACCTTGCTAAGCAGGCGTTCGATGATGCTATCTCAGAGCTTGACACTCTGAATGAGGAATCCTACAAAGACAGCACCTTAATTATGCAACTCCTTAGGGACAATCTGACCTTGTGGACTTCTGACATCCCAGAAGAAGGAG ATGATGCCCATAAGACGAATGGTTCTGCCAAAGTCGGTGCAGGTGGAGATATAGCAGAG TGA
- the LOC104785108 gene encoding 14-3-3-like protein GF14 mu isoform X1, translating into MASSGKERDTFVYHAKLSEQAERYEEMVESMKNVAKLNVDLTVEERNLLSVGYKNVIGSRRASWRIFSSIEQKEAVKGNDVNVKRIKDYMEKVELELADICIDIMSVLDEHLIPSASEGESTVFFNKMKGDYYRYLAEFKSGNERKEAADQSLKAYEIATTAAEAKLPPTHPIRLGLALNFSVFYYEIMNAPERACHLAKQAFDDAISELDTLNEESYKDSTLIMQLLRDNLTLWTSDIPEEGADDAHKTNGSAKVGAGGDIAE; encoded by the exons ATGGCTTCTTCTGGTAAAGAGCGTGACACTTTCGTCTACCACGCTAAGCTCTCTGAGCAAGCTGAGCGCtatgaag AGATGGTGGAATCAATGAAAAATGTTGCGAAATTGAACGTTGATCTGACGGTGGAAGAGAGGAACTTGCTCTCTGTGGGATACAAGAACGTGATTGGTTCAAGGAGAGCTTCCTGGAGGATCTTTTCCTCGATTGAACAGAAGGAAGCTGTGAAAGGGAATGATGTTAATGTAAAAAGGATCAAAGATTATATGGAGAAGGTTGAGTTAGAGCTTGCAGACATATGTATTGATATTATGTCTGTCTTAGATGAGCATCTCATTCCATCGGCTTCTGAGGGTGAATCCACTGTCTTCTTCAACAAGAT gAAAGGTGACTATTACCGCTATCTTGCTGAGTTCAAATCAGGGAATGAGAGGAAAGAGGCTGCTGATCAGTCTTTGAAAGCCTATGAG ATTGCTACTACTGCTGCTGAGGCTAAACTCCCTCCAACACACCCTATCAGATTGGGTTTGGCTTTGAATTTCTCTGTCTTCTACTACGAGATCATGAACGCACCTGAAAG GGCATGTCACCTTGCTAAGCAGGCGTTCGATGATGCTATCTCAGAGCTTGACACTCTGAATGAGGAATCCTACAAAGACAGCACCTTAATTATGCAACTCCTTAGGGACAATCTGACCTTGTGGACTTCTGACATCCCAGAAGAAGGAG CAGATGATGCCCATAAGACGAATGGTTCTGCCAAAGTCGGTGCAGGTGGAGATATAGCAGAG TGA
- the LOC104785109 gene encoding inactive TPR repeat-containing thioredoxin TTL3-like encodes MSHSRRLSLEPAIDSVTGRFRVLKRHDDDDDDVNKPDFRELDLGSPVSTLMPRVSASSSSSSSSSAAATPTSSSGSSSGSACGKPSVSSQMAKRFESHSGEISSPGSGTTTRNLKPGHRRSSSTGTPLIFSGSTYFTSATTSHTSPQGGGGSVATSAVSSSPGVLPAGNICPSGRILKTGMSSRTSTRTETLCTGTGNYGHGNVVRSGSGGGGGGKAAGNNGENPPEELKRLGNDMYRRGKFSEALSLYDRAISISPENAAYRSNRAAALTALRRLGEAVKECLEAVRLDPSYSRAHQRLASLYLRLGEAENARRHICFPGQCPDQADLQRVQTLEKHLRRCSEARKIGDWKTTIKETDAAIANGADSSPQLVACKAEAFLRLNQIEDSDFCISCVPRLDHHHYQSQVQAKLFGMVAEAYVLCIQAQVDMALGRFENAVVKAERAVMIDQTNPEVTSVLNNVKMVVRARTCGNELFSTGRFSEASVAYGDGLKHDGSNSVLYCNRAACWYKLGLWEKSVEDCNHALKIQPSYIKALLRRAASYGKLGRWEDAVRDYEFLRRELPGDSEVAESLERAKTLLMNRSQESKSLGFNNEVEAVSTLDKFKSSVSLPGVSVFHFKSSSNRQCEEISPFINTLCLRYPLVHFFKVDVEESMVLAKAESIRKVPTFKMYKNGDKVKEMVCPSHQFLEDSIKHFLL; translated from the exons ATGTCTCATTCTAGAAGGCTTTCGTTAGAACCTGCTATAGATTCAGTTACTGGTAGATTCCGTGTTTTAAAGAGacacgatgatgatgatgatgacgtcaACAAACCTGACTTCAGAGAACTCGATCTGGGTTCTCCTGTCTCTACCTTAATGCCACgtgtctctgcttcttcttcttcttcttcttcttcttctgcagctGCTACTCCTACAAGCAGCTCTGGTTCCTCTTCGGGCTCTGCTTGTGGCAAACCGTCGGTGAGTTCTCAGATGGCCAAGCGTTTCGAGAGTCACTCCGGCGAGATTTCTAGCCCCGGATCCGGAACCACCACCCGGAATCTTAAACCGGGTCATCGAAGATCTTCTTCCACCGGTACGCCGTTGATCTTCTCTGGCTCTACCTACTTCACCTCAGCTACTACGAGTCACACCTCGCCGCAGGGAGGTGGTGGTAGTGTCGCTACGTCGGCAGTGTCGTCGAGTCCCGGCGTTTTACCAGCCGGAAACATCTGTCCGTCGGGTCGGATCTTGAAAACCGGAATGTCGAGCCGGACCTCAACAAGGACTGAGACTCTCTGTACAGGAACTGGAAATTACGGACACGGAAACGTTGTACGAAGCGgaagcggaggaggaggaggaggaaaggcGGCGGGGAACAACGGCGAAAACCCCCCGGAGGAGTTGAAGAGATTGGGGAATGATATGTATAGGAGAGGCAAGTTCTCTGAAGCTCTATCGCTTTACGACAGAGCTATTTCGATTTCACCGGAGAATGCTGCTTATAGAAGCAACCGTGCGGCGGCTTTAACTGCTTTAAGACGGTTAGGAGAAGCCGTTAAAGAATGTCTTGAAGCTGTTAGGCTTGATCCTTCTTACTCTAGAGCTCACCAAAGACTTGCTTCTCTTTATCTCAG ATTGGGTGAAGCTGAGAATGCAAGACGTCATATTTGTTTTCCCGGGCAATGTCCGGATCAAGCTGATCTCCAACGGGTGCAGACGCTTGAGAAGCATCTCCGGCGATGCTCGGAGGCTCGAAAGATTGGAGATTGGAAAACTACTATTAAGGAAACAGATGCAGCCATTGCAAACGGCGCTGATTCGTCTCCTCag CTTGTAGCTTGTAAAGCAGAAGCCTTTTTGCGTCTTAACCAAATAGAGGATTCAGATTTTTGTATATCTTGCGTTCCAAGACTCgatcatcatcattaccaaTCTCAAGTGCAAGCTAAACTCTTTGGTATGGTAGCTGAAGCTTATGTGCTCTGTATTCAAGCTCAAGTTGATATGGCATTAGGAAG ATTTGAGAATGCGGTTGTAAAGGCAGAGAGAGCTGTAATGATCGACCAGACCAATCCCGAGGTAACGTCGGTTTTAAACAATGTGAAGATGGTTGTGAGGGCACGTACTTGTGGTAATGAGCTTTTCAGTACGGGGAGATTCTCGGAAGCTAGTGTAGCTTATGGAGACGGTCTCAAGCACGATGGCTCCAACTCGGTTTTGTACTGCAACAGAGCAGCGTGTTGGTATAAACTCGGTTTGTGGGAGAAATCTGTTGAAGATTGTAACCATGCGCTCAAAATCCAGCCTAGTTACATCAAGGCACTTCTAAGAAGAGCGGCTTCATATGGAAAG CTTGGTCGGTGGGAGGATGCGGTTAGAGATTATGAGTTCTTGAGAAGGGAACTTCCGGGAGACAGCGAAGTTGCAGAGTCTTTAGAGAGAGCGAAAACTTTGCTAATGAACAGAAGCCAAGAATCTAAAAGCTTAGGATTCAACAACGAAGTTGAAGCGGTTTCGACTTTGGATAAGTTCAAGAGCTCTGTATCACTTCCCG GTGTCTCTGTGTTTCatttcaaatcatcatcaaaccgACAATGCGAAGAAATCTCTCCCTTCATCAACACTTTATGTCTCCGGTATCCATTAGTACATTTCTTTAAG GTGGATGTGGAGGAGAGCATGGTGTTGGCGAAAGCAGAGAGTATCAGGAAAGTTCCGACATTTAAGATGTACAAGAATGGAGATAAAGTGAAGGAGATGGTTTGTCCTAGCCACCAGTTTCTAGAGGACTCTATAAAGCATTTTCTCTTATGA